CAACTCGCCGCCGGAATTTACTCGCACCTCTTTCTCGGGCAGCGCGCCATGCTCAAGATCACTCAGATTGTGCGCGAGGAGATGGACAAGATCGGGCAGGAATTCAATCTGCCGGCGCTGCATCCGGCGGAAATCTGGCAGGAGAGCGGGCGCTGGCAGGTGATGGGCGACAACATGTTTCGCCTGAAGGACCGCAAGGGCGCCGATCTCTGCCTGGGCATGACGGAAGAAGAGGTCATGACCACGATCGCGCGCCGCGAGCTGCGCAGCTACAAGCAGCTTCCGCAGATCTGGTACCAGATCCAGTCCAAGTTCCGCGACGAGCCCCGCCCCAAGTCGGGCCTGCTGCGCGTCCGGCAATTCACTATGAAGGATTCGTACTCCTTCGATCTGGATGCGGCGGGACTCGACGTGTCCTATCAGAAGCACTACGACGCCTACTGCCGCATCTTCGACCGCTGCGGATTGCAGTACGTGGTGGTGGAAGCGCACTCGGGCGCGATGGGCGGTTCGCAGTCGCACGAGTTCATGGTGTACACCGACGCCGGCGAAGACCTGGTGGTGAGCTGTCCGAGCTGCAAGTACGCGGCGAACCTGGAGAAAGCGACCTCGCGGCTGGATGCGGTGGAAGATTATCCCGACGTGGGCGACGGCAAGCCCGCGCTGGTGCACACGCCGGGGATGAAAACGATCGAGGAGGTCGCCAGGTTTCTCGGCGTGTCGCCCAAGAACAAGATGAAGACGCTGGCGCTGATGGCGACCGACGCTGAAGGCGGCAAGCCACGCGAGGTCCCGGTGGTTGCCTTCCTGCGGGGCGACCACTCGCTCAATGAAGCGAAATTATCCGGCGCCCTCGGCACCACCGACTTTCGTCCCATGCGCCCGGAGGAAATCGAGGCGGTGTTCGGCTCGCCCGCCGGATTTCTCGGCCCTATCGGATCGGAGAATTGGGCGTACAAGGGAATCAAGGCCAAGGTGCTGGTAGAGCGCGCGCTGCTGGGCCGCAAGAACCTGATCGCCGGCGCCAACAAGCAGGACTACCACCTGCGCAACGTCACGCCGCAGCGGGATTTTCCTGTTTCCGACGAGATGTGGGCCGACCTGCGCGCGGTGGAAGCCGGTGAAGGCTGTCCCAACTGCGGCACGCCGCTCAAGGTCGCCAAGGCGGTGGAGATCGGACACATCTTCAAGCTCGGCTACAAGTACGCGGAATCGATGGGCGCGCGCGTGCTCGACAAGGACGGCAAGGAAGTCACTCCCATCATGGGCAGCTACGGGATCGGCATCGAGCGCATCCTGACCGCGGCCATCGAGGAAAACCACGATAACGACGGCTTTTTCCTGCCGCCGCAGATTGCGCCGTTCGAAGTGGTGGTCACGCCCACCAATGTGTCGGACGCCAAGCTGCTTACCACCGCGGGGGAGATCGCGCAGCAGCTCCAGGCCGCCGGCTTCGACGTCTTGCTCGACGATCGCGACGAGCGTCCGGGCGTGAAGTTCAAGGATGCGGATCTGGTCGGCATACCGTTCCGCATCACCATCGGAAAGAAGCTGGCGGAGGGCAAAGTTGAGGTGTTTCAGCGCTCGACACGCAAGTCTCTGGATGCTAGTATCCCGGAAATTACTGACATCCTTGAAAAGATGCTCCGGAATAGCCGGGTCCACCCTGACCGGAGGGGGACATAGGGCATGAAAACTCTTCGGGCGGTCTTTGGGATCGTATTCATCGTCGCCGTTGTGGTCTCGGTGTGGAAGCTGGTTCCGCCGTATTACAACAATTATCAGCTTCAGGACGCGATCACCGACGAGGCGCGCATGAACACGTACACTCCAAAATCGGTCGAGGAAATGCGCGATACCATCTGGAAAAAGTGCAAAGAACTGGATGTTCCCGTCACTCGCGAACAGGTTAACGTGGAGCGCAACGGCCAATCGGTGGCGATCTGGCTCGATTACACCGTGCACGTGGACTTGCCCGTGTACCCGGTGGACCTGAATTTCCATCCTTCCTCGAAAAACAAGAGCTACTAGCCGAACCTCGTCCGCGGCCCGTCCCTGCGAGCAGCGATTGTTACTACCGACTCACAACCACTGGCTGGACAGCCCATCTCCTCGGCGGCGGCGATGATTTACAATAAGCGCAGATTCTGGCCTGGAGTCCACGATTTGCCGTGCCCTTCGATCGTGGCAGCGGCTGGATAACGTTTTTGGGCGCGCCGCCGTCTGAATCAGGTGGAGGAGTGGCAGCCGGCATCATGGAAGGGAACCGCGCCATATCGGGCGCAGGGCTTCAGAGTGGCCATTAAGCTTAAAATTCCGCGGGCCAAGGCCCCCGCCAGGGATGCGCGTTCCTCGTCGCCCGCCCCGGTCAGCCATTTCAGCCTGTCCGATCCGATCGTGCGGGTCGCCACCACGTTCTTTCTGGTGGTGACGCTGGTCGTGCTGGGCGTATTCGTCGGCTATTACGTCAAGTACGAGAGGATCATCGACCGCCGCCTGCACGGCCAAATTTTCACCAATGCGACGAAAATCTACGCGCGTCCGGCCAGCGTCTGGGTCGGCGAGGGCATTACCGCGGAGGAAATCGCGAACCAGTTGCGCCGTGCCGGCTACATTGACGCCGACCAGTCCAGCGGCGTCGGCAGCTACCGGCTGCTCGCGCGCGGCATCGAGATCCATCCCGGCCCCGAGTCCTACCACAACCAGGACGGGGCAGTGGTGCGCGAGTCCGGCGGCAAGATTGAGCGCATTGTCGGCACCGGAGGCGCCAACGGTCGCGATCTCTCCGCCTACGAGCTGGAACCCACGATGATCACGGCGGTGGACACGGAACAGCGCTTCAAGCGCCAGCTCGTGGAATACAAGGACATCCCCAAGGTGCTGGTGGACGCGGTGACGTCCGTCGAAGACCGCCGTTACTTCCAGCACGGCGGTGTGAACTACTGGCGCTTCATGCAGGCGGCGTGGGTTGACATGCGCCAGGGCGGCGCACGCCGGCAGGGCGGGTCCACCATCACCATGCAGGTCTCGCGCATGTTCTTCCTCACTCCGGAGAAGACCATCAAGCGCAAGCTGACCGAAATGCTGATCGCCATCGAGCTCGAGCAGAAGCTCTCCAAGGAGCAGATCTTCTCGCTCTACGCCAACCAGGTGGACCTCGGGCAGCGCGGCTCGTACACCATCACCGGCTTCGCCGAGGCCTCGCGCTCCTACTTCAATAAAGACATCCAGAGCCTCAGCCTGCCGGAAGCGGCGCTGCTGGCCGGCCTGATCCAGCGTCCCAGCTATCTTTCACCGTACCGGCATCCCGAGCGCGCCCAGGAACGGCGCAACCTGGTGCTGGAGGCCATGGTGGACACCGGCGCCGTCACTCGCGCCCAGGCCGATTCAGCCAAGGCGGCGCCGCTCAAGCTTGCGCCCCCGAATGTGGAGGCCAGCGATGCGCCGTACTTCGTGGACCTGGTGAAGGACAGCATGCTCAGCCGCTACAGCGAACGCGACCTGAGCGAGAACTCCTACCGGATCTATACGACGCTCGATCCCGACCTGCAGAAAGCGGCCGCCGAGGCGGTGCAGCTAGGGATCAAGCAGGTGGACGCGCAGGCGGAAAGGTTGCGCACGCGCCGGATCAAGGTCGGCAGCGGCAAAAATGCCAAGACCGAGGTGAAGGTCGTTCCCGGCCCGATGCCGCAGGTCGCGCTGATTGCGATCGATCCGCACAGCGGCGACGTGCTGGCGCTGGTCGGCGGCCGTAATTACGGCTTCAGCCAGTTGGATCATGCGGTGGCGCGGCGCCCCACCGGTTCCGTGTTCAAGCCGTTCGTCTATGCCGCGGCGGTCAACACCGCCCTCAACGGCGACGGGAATGCGATCACGCCCGCGTCGCTGATTGACGATTCGCCCGGCACCTACACCTATGGCGACCAGATTTACGAGCCGCGCAACTACAAGGACGAGTATCACGGCGTGGTCTCGGCGCGCTTCGCGCTGGCGCAGTCGCTGAACAACGCGACGGTGAAGCTGGCGGAGCAGGTGGGCTACGACAAAGTGGCGGCGCTGGCGCGCGCCGCCGGCATCAAGTCGGTGCAGCCGACGCCCGCGATGGCGCTGGGCGCCTATGACGCTACCCCGCTCGATATCGCCGGCGCCTACACCGTCTTCGCCAATGGGGGCGTGCGCGTCTCGCCGATGCTGGCCAGCTCGGTGCGCGATGCTCACGGTGAACTGGTGGAAAACTTCCAGGCGGAGCGCACCCCGGTGCTTGACCCGCGCGTGGCCTACGTCATGACCACGATGATGGAAGGCGTGATCAACAACGGCACCGCGGCCGGCGTCCGCGGCCTGGGCTTCAGCGCGCCCGCGGCGGGAAAAACCGGGACCTCGCATGACGCCTGGTTTGCCGGATACACCAGCAACCTGCTGTGCATCGTATGGGTCGGGTACGACGACTACAGCGATCTCCGCCTGAGCGGATCGAGTACGGCCGCGCCCATCTGGGCCGAGTTCATGAAGCGCGCCGTCAAGCTGCCCGCGTACAGGGACGTGCAGCCGTTCCAGGAGCCGGCCGGCGTGGTGGATGTTCGGCTCGATAAGGCCACCAACCGCCTGGCGACCGAGGCTTGTCCGGACACCTACACCGTGGCCTTCATTGCCGGTACCGAGCCCAAGGACAGTTGCGACCAGGCCATGGGCGAACATCGCGGCATCCTGACGCGCATCTTTGGTCCCGCTCCCACGCCCCCGCCGCCCATCATTGGCGCCACCAGCACGACCGTGCGCCCTGCGATGCCCGCGCCGGCAGCCGGTCCGGCTCCGGCCTCCCAGGATTCGAAAGACAAAAAGAAGGGGTTTTTCGGCAAAATAGTAGGTATCTTCAAAGGCGACGACAAGCCGTCCTCACCGCCAGAGCAGAAGGACGGCGGCAACAAACCGCACTGAGTCGGGGAGCAAGGGGTCCGAGCCGTGCTTGGTGCAGGGAGGATTCGCCATGGACCGTCATACGGCGCTGCTCTCGATTGCGACCCTCACCATTTTCCTGGGTGCATCGGCGGCACAGACTCCGCCCACCGGGACACAGAATCCGCCGGCCAGGGAAGAAGCGGCGCGTCGGCCGGCGCGCGTCGGTCCGCCATCTCATTCGGCAAGCGCACCACAGTTGGAGATCCAGGCCGACAAGCTTCGCGCCGAGAAGTCCTATGCCGACGCGATTGATTACTACCGCGCTGCCATCAAGAAAGCTCCCAGCGCCGGCCTGTGGAACAAGATCGGCATTACCGAACTGCAGTTCGGCCGTCACAAAGATGCCATCAAGAGCTTCGATCTCGCCATCAAGCTCGACCCCGAGCTGGCCGAGGCTTACAACAACCGCGGGGCGGTGTACTACATCTCCGGCGCCCAGCAGCAGGCCCTCGCCGATCGGGCCGGCAGGTCGGTTCCCGGCGGCGCACTCAAGAACTATCGCAAGGCAGTGAGCGAGTACCAGAAGGCGCTGGCGATCCGCGAAGAGAATGCGTCGTACCACAGCAACCTCGGCACCGCTTACTTTGGGCTCAAGGAATTTCCCGCGGCCATCAACGAGTACGCGCGCGCCATGCAGATCGATCCCGAGGTTTTCGAACACCGGTCGCAAACCGGCATCACGGCGCACATGTCCTCACCCGAGGACCGCGCCTATTACTCCTTCGTGCTGGCGCGCATCTACGCCAAGTCCGGCGACCTCGACCGCTCCCTGGTGTACCTCCGCAAAGCCATGGAAGACGGCTACAAGGAAATTGATTCCGTCTACCAGGACCAGGAATTTGCCACGCTCAGAAAAGATCCGCGCTTCGCGGAGCTGATGAGCAGCAAACCGGCGGTAATTCCGCAATAAGGTAGGGGGCGCGCGCTGGCGATCTGTAAATAGACAATTCTTTACAATTTGCAGACAACTTTTTCGGCGCGGTGGCGTCTATACAGGTGCCTCCTGAAAGCAACAGGTGAGTAAGGGGAAACGGTGGCCCGCCGAACGCTTAACCAGCACGCCCCAAGCGAGCGTTCGGTGGGCTTAATTTTTTTTGCCCGTCTTTTTTTCCGGCGACCTGCCTTGTAGGTAGCTGTCAATTACCTGCTGCAGCTTTCCCTGCGCCTTGAGAATGAATTCCACCGCGTCGCGCACGGCGCCGTGTCCGCCGGGATGTTCGGTGACGAAATGGGCGGCCTGCAGCACCTCCGCACGCGAGTTCGGCACCGCAATCGCCAGCCCGCAATGCTCCATGATCGGCAGATCAATGATGTCGTCACCGATGTAAGCGGCCTGTTCGGCGGAGAGTTTCTCCTGGCGCAGGATTTGGTGGAAGACGGTGAGCTTGTCGGCGATTCCCTGGTGGACATGGTCGAGGCGCAGGTCGCGGGCGCGCAGCGCCACCGTGTCGGAGATGCGCTTGGTGATGAGGCCGGTCTTGAGCCCGCCCAGGCGCGCCAGCGAGATCGCGGTGCCGTCGTGCGCATGGAACCCTTTGGCTTCTACAAAGCTGGCGCTGGAGATGGCGTAACCGCCGGCGTCCGCGAATTTGCCGGCGGCACTCCTGGTTTCCTGCCGCGCTCCGGCGGGAGCAGGAAAGAACCACAGCGAGCCGTCGGTCATGACGCCGTCCACGTCCAT
This is a stretch of genomic DNA from Terriglobia bacterium. It encodes these proteins:
- a CDS encoding proline--tRNA ligase, coding for MYRWSQLFIPTLREAPADAEVASHKYLLRAGYVRQLAAGIYSHLFLGQRAMLKITQIVREEMDKIGQEFNLPALHPAEIWQESGRWQVMGDNMFRLKDRKGADLCLGMTEEEVMTTIARRELRSYKQLPQIWYQIQSKFRDEPRPKSGLLRVRQFTMKDSYSFDLDAAGLDVSYQKHYDAYCRIFDRCGLQYVVVEAHSGAMGGSQSHEFMVYTDAGEDLVVSCPSCKYAANLEKATSRLDAVEDYPDVGDGKPALVHTPGMKTIEEVARFLGVSPKNKMKTLALMATDAEGGKPREVPVVAFLRGDHSLNEAKLSGALGTTDFRPMRPEEIEAVFGSPAGFLGPIGSENWAYKGIKAKVLVERALLGRKNLIAGANKQDYHLRNVTPQRDFPVSDEMWADLRAVEAGEGCPNCGTPLKVAKAVEIGHIFKLGYKYAESMGARVLDKDGKEVTPIMGSYGIGIERILTAAIEENHDNDGFFLPPQIAPFEVVVTPTNVSDAKLLTTAGEIAQQLQAAGFDVLLDDRDERPGVKFKDADLVGIPFRITIGKKLAEGKVEVFQRSTRKSLDASIPEITDILEKMLRNSRVHPDRRGT
- a CDS encoding DUF4845 domain-containing protein, giving the protein MKTLRAVFGIVFIVAVVVSVWKLVPPYYNNYQLQDAITDEARMNTYTPKSVEEMRDTIWKKCKELDVPVTREQVNVERNGQSVAIWLDYTVHVDLPVYPVDLNFHPSSKNKSY
- a CDS encoding PBP1A family penicillin-binding protein, which encodes MAIKLKIPRAKAPARDARSSSPAPVSHFSLSDPIVRVATTFFLVVTLVVLGVFVGYYVKYERIIDRRLHGQIFTNATKIYARPASVWVGEGITAEEIANQLRRAGYIDADQSSGVGSYRLLARGIEIHPGPESYHNQDGAVVRESGGKIERIVGTGGANGRDLSAYELEPTMITAVDTEQRFKRQLVEYKDIPKVLVDAVTSVEDRRYFQHGGVNYWRFMQAAWVDMRQGGARRQGGSTITMQVSRMFFLTPEKTIKRKLTEMLIAIELEQKLSKEQIFSLYANQVDLGQRGSYTITGFAEASRSYFNKDIQSLSLPEAALLAGLIQRPSYLSPYRHPERAQERRNLVLEAMVDTGAVTRAQADSAKAAPLKLAPPNVEASDAPYFVDLVKDSMLSRYSERDLSENSYRIYTTLDPDLQKAAAEAVQLGIKQVDAQAERLRTRRIKVGSGKNAKTEVKVVPGPMPQVALIAIDPHSGDVLALVGGRNYGFSQLDHAVARRPTGSVFKPFVYAAAVNTALNGDGNAITPASLIDDSPGTYTYGDQIYEPRNYKDEYHGVVSARFALAQSLNNATVKLAEQVGYDKVAALARAAGIKSVQPTPAMALGAYDATPLDIAGAYTVFANGGVRVSPMLASSVRDAHGELVENFQAERTPVLDPRVAYVMTTMMEGVINNGTAAGVRGLGFSAPAAGKTGTSHDAWFAGYTSNLLCIVWVGYDDYSDLRLSGSSTAAPIWAEFMKRAVKLPAYRDVQPFQEPAGVVDVRLDKATNRLATEACPDTYTVAFIAGTEPKDSCDQAMGEHRGILTRIFGPAPTPPPPIIGATSTTVRPAMPAPAAGPAPASQDSKDKKKGFFGKIVGIFKGDDKPSSPPEQKDGGNKPH
- a CDS encoding tetratricopeptide repeat protein, with the translated sequence MDRHTALLSIATLTIFLGASAAQTPPTGTQNPPAREEAARRPARVGPPSHSASAPQLEIQADKLRAEKSYADAIDYYRAAIKKAPSAGLWNKIGITELQFGRHKDAIKSFDLAIKLDPELAEAYNNRGAVYYISGAQQQALADRAGRSVPGGALKNYRKAVSEYQKALAIREENASYHSNLGTAYFGLKEFPAAINEYARAMQIDPEVFEHRSQTGITAHMSSPEDRAYYSFVLARIYAKSGDLDRSLVYLRKAMEDGYKEIDSVYQDQEFATLRKDPRFAELMSSKPAVIPQ
- a CDS encoding HAD hydrolase family protein yields the protein MSEERARKIKLLLMDVDGVMTDGSLWFFPAPAGARQETRSAAGKFADAGGYAISSASFVEAKGFHAHDGTAISLARLGGLKTGLITKRISDTVALRARDLRLDHVHQGIADKLTVFHQILRQEKLSAEQAAYIGDDIIDLPIMEHCGLAIAVPNSRAEVLQAAHFVTEHPGGHGAVRDAVEFILKAQGKLQQVIDSYLQGRSPEKKTGKKN